The segment GTGACGAACCGGCAATGATGACATGTCTCGACGGTTACCCAATGGCTCAAAAGGGAAAAGCGGCCGAAGCGCTGGCAATCTCAGCAGTCGCCTCCTTCGTGGGTAGTCTGATAGCCACCATTGGCCTAATACTAGTGGCTCCAGTGCTGGCCGACTTTGCCCTGAGTTTCGGCCCCGCCGAGTACTTCGCTCTCTTTCTGGTAGCTTTTGCAACCTTGGGTGGAATCACCGGTAAGAACCCGATGAAAATGGTGGTGGCGGCTTGCCTTGGCCTGATGATTTCCACGATGGGCATTGATAATACCGGGGTCCAGCGCTACACCTTTGGTGTGCTCGAACTCTACGAAGGCGTGGACTTCATTCTCGCTATCGTGGGTCTATTTGCCATTTCCGAACTGCTTTTCTTCATTGAGGAAAAGGCTGGGGGAGGCAAGCAGAAGATGAGCGTAAACAAGATCGACCTTTCCTGGTCGGATATCCGACATATCATGCCATCGAGCATACGTGGCGGGATTCTTGGCTTCATTGCCGGGGTACTGCCGGGAGCTGGCGCCTCCTTGGGTAGTTTCATCGGCTACACCTTGGAAAAAAAGATAGTCGGCAAGAAGGGCTATTTCGGGCAAGGGGACCCACGTGGCGTTGCTGCCCCGGAGGCCGGCAACAATGGTGCTTCTAGTGGTGCGCTGGTGCCCATGCTGACGCTGGGTGTGCCGGGTAGCGGCACCACGGCAGTGCTGCTGGCGCTGTTGATCTCGCTCAACATCACGCCTGGGCCGTTGATGTTTACTCAGAATGCCGACATTGTCTGGGGTGTCATCGCGGCGCTTTTGATTGGTAACTTCTTGCTGCTGATACTCAATATTCCGATGGTGGGCATCTTCGTTAAGCTATTGTCGGTTCCCCCGATGTTTCTGTTACCGATCGTTACCATGATCGCCTTCGTAGGCATCTATTCGATCAGCAACACCACCTTCGATCTGTACTTCATGGTGGCCTTCGGGGTAGGCGGTTACATACTGCGCAAGCTGGAAATTCCACTGGTGCCGATCATCCTCGGCCTGTTGCTTGGCCCGGAGATGGAGAAGAACCTGCGCCATGCCATGGATCTTTCCAACGGTGAATGGTCTATCCTGTGGAACAGCGGCCTAGCCATTGGCCTATGGGTTTTCGCAGGTCTAGGGCTGATCCTGCCATATATCGTCGGCCCGATCTTACGCAGGCGGATGAAGTCCGAACCATCAAGCGTCAATGAAGGCGATTGAAGCATAACAAGCAAATGCTCGGCTCTGGGTTTTACCCAGTGCCGAGCCTTTTCATGTGTGCCTTCCAATGGTGCTTTGATTTCTCAAACTAGAAAGAGACAGGCCCATGCGGTAGGCACGCTTCAAGTTCTGCAGCTTTCTCGATTAATACCTGACGGTGATTCTCTAAGGAATCGGTAAGACGTTCGCGAGGTCCTGACACCGCCAGAGCCCCTAACAACTCGCCGTCAGGTCGAAAGATGCCGATGGCGGCCGCTGCCAGCGAAGGTTCCCGCTCGCCTTTAGAGACCTGCACCTCTCTTGAAACA is part of the Halomonas alkaliantarctica genome and harbors:
- a CDS encoding tripartite tricarboxylate transporter permease, with protein sequence METLGFLIDGFGVALAPENLIFGLMGAFLGTLIGALPGLGPSNGVAILIPLAFSLGLAPETALIMLTSVYAGAMYGGRISSILLNIPGDEPAMMTCLDGYPMAQKGKAAEALAISAVASFVGSLIATIGLILVAPVLADFALSFGPAEYFALFLVAFATLGGITGKNPMKMVVAACLGLMISTMGIDNTGVQRYTFGVLELYEGVDFILAIVGLFAISELLFFIEEKAGGGKQKMSVNKIDLSWSDIRHIMPSSIRGGILGFIAGVLPGAGASLGSFIGYTLEKKIVGKKGYFGQGDPRGVAAPEAGNNGASSGALVPMLTLGVPGSGTTAVLLALLISLNITPGPLMFTQNADIVWGVIAALLIGNFLLLILNIPMVGIFVKLLSVPPMFLLPIVTMIAFVGIYSISNTTFDLYFMVAFGVGGYILRKLEIPLVPIILGLLLGPEMEKNLRHAMDLSNGEWSILWNSGLAIGLWVFAGLGLILPYIVGPILRRRMKSEPSSVNEGD